Proteins from one Triticum aestivum cultivar Chinese Spring chromosome 7A, IWGSC CS RefSeq v2.1, whole genome shotgun sequence genomic window:
- the LOC123147664 gene encoding receptor homology region, transmembrane domain- and RING domain-containing protein 2, protein MNRARRGGRSFSLWLCAVVCLMAQPGACSVVLMANNTTLSFSDVEATFTPEVKGSGLNGVIYTVEPLDACSPLTKKAVEGPASPFALILRGGCQFDDKVRNAQDAGFKAVIVYDNKDHGVLVSMAGSSSGIDIYAVFISKTSGEVLKLYSGQSDAQVWIISTRDNSALSIMAISFTALLAMSAVLATCFFVRRHQMRRDRARIPAAREFHGMSSQLVKAMPSLIFTKVQEDNCTSSTCAICLEDYSVGEKIRVLPCRHKFHAACVDLWLTSWRTFCPVCKRDANAGMSNLPPSESTPLLSSAIPLPAELTALSSFRSMVAASPPRTISRHPSWQSMSRTNSNSSILHTRNPCRCFSNSPAISTSRSSVDLANMSSPWSNTPHLASAHSLGGGHFSPPISIGYTSPHVSPFGYRFSGQFIGSPHIPRSENGSPSYYPGSSGQQYPYLRHRTESGPSLFTMVPQSPQQILLQDGGDSATSLSASASTQSLRQAYLQHCPDSDVSLSAATSAQSLPGC, encoded by the exons ATGAACCGTGCAAGAAGAGGAGGGAGATCATTTTCCCTCTGGTTATGTGCAGTGGTTTGTCTCATGGCTCAGCCGGGAGCTTGCAGTGTGGTGCTGATGGCGAATAACACAACCTTGTCTTTCAGTGATGTCGAGGCAACATTTA CTCCAGAAGTGAAAGGTTCAGGTTTAAACGGTGTAATTTACACCGTCGAACCTCTTGATGCTTGCAGTCCTCTGACAAAGAAAGCAGTCGAAGGGCCTGCATCACCATTTGCGTTGATTTTAAGAGGCGGCTGCCAATTTGATGATAAAGTCAGAAATGCTCAGGATGCCGGATTCAAGGCTGTGATAGTATATGATAACAAAGACCACGGTGTCCTTGTTTCAA TGGCTGGAAGCTCATCCGGTATCGACATATATGCGGTCTTCATCTCTAAGACGTCAGGAGAGGTGTTGAAACTATATTCAGGTCAAAGTGATGCTCAGGTGTGGATAATATCAACGCGTGATAACTCAGCTTTGTCAATCATGGCAATATCTTTCACAGCACTGCTTGCTATGTCTGCTGTTCTGGCCACTTGTTTCTTTGTGAGAAGACACCAGATGAGAAGGGACAGGGCTCGAATACCTGCAGCACGAGAATTTCATGGAATGAGCAGTCAGTTAGTCAAGGCAATGCCGAGTCTTATTTTTACAAAAGTCCAGGAAGACAATTGTACTTCGTCAACATGCGCCATTTGCTTGGAAGACTACAGTGTTGGTGAAAAGATAAGGGTGCTGCCTTGTCGTCACA AGTTCCATGCTGCTTGCGTGGACCTGTGGCTCACATCATGGAGGACATTCTGCCCTGTATGCAAGCGAGATGCAAATGCTGGAATGTCAAATCTCCCTCCATCAGAGTCTACCCCTTTGCTTTCTTCTGCTATTCCCTTACCAGCTGAATTGACAGCTTTGTCTTCTTTTCGTTCAATGGTAGCAGCATCTCCTCCAAGGACAATAAGCCGGCATCCTTCATGGCAGTCCATGTCCCGCACTAACTCCAATTCCAGTATCCTCCACACCCGTAACCCATGCAGATGTTTTTCCAACTCACCTGCTATCAGTACAAGTAGGAGCAGTGTAGACCTTGCAAACATGTCATCGCCATGGTCTAACACTCCGCACCTTGCATCCGCGCACTCCCTGGGTGGAGGGCATTTTTCTCCGCCGATCAGCATCGGATACACATCACCACATGTCTCCCCTTTCGGCTACAGATTCTCTGGACAGTTTATAGGTTCACCCCACATCCCCCGTTCTGAGAACGGGTCTCCAAGTTATTATCCTGGCTCTTCAGGGCAGCAGTACCCTTACCTGAGGCATCGCACAGAGTCAGGGCCAAGCTTATTTACCATGGTGCCCCAGTCGCCACAACAGATCCTGCTGCAGGATGGTGGCGACTCGGCAACGAGTCTATCAGCTTCAGCATCGACCCAGTCGCTCCGTCAGGCCTACCTGCAGCATTGCCCTGATTCTGATGTGAGCTTATCTGCTGCAACATCGGCTCAGTCGCTGCCAGGGTGCTGA